The genomic DNA GCAGCAGCGGCGTCGCCACATACGAACTCGATTGGTTGGTCCACAGGACATTGGAATCGGAAACATCGTCTTTGCCTCCCGCTTTCACGGCGATGCATCCCGACGCGCGATAGCCGCCGAAACTGTAAACCGTTTCGCCAGCAACGATCACCGACGGAGTAACGTTTCCGGTCATCGGCGTCTGGGCGTACCATTTCAATTTCCCGGTACGCGGGTTCATCGACCACATCTCTTCGGGAACGCTGATCACCAGTTCGGATTCGCCATCGGCTAACGAAACGATCCGTGGCGTGCCGTAGGTCAGTTCGAGCATCCCCGCCTCCTGTCGCCACAGCTCTTTGCCCGTCGCTTTGTCCAACGCGATGATCGCTTTGCTCTCCTCTGCGGCGTTGACGATCACACTGTTTTCAAACAGCAACAGACTAGCGGCCGATCCCCAGCGTCGGTTGCTCGATTCCTTGCCGACATCGACGCTCCAGTTCCGCTGGCCGTCGAGTCCGATGCTATGGACGCCCCCTTTTCCGAGGAACACATAAACGTTTTCGCCATCGGTCACCGGCGTGTTGCTGGCGTAACCGTGTTCGGTGATGTATCCCTGGTAGCCGTCTTCGCGGTAATCGATCGGGAAATCGACCGACCACAATTGTTCGCCGGAGTTCTTGTCGAAGCAGAGAACCTGCCGCTTCGCATTGCCGTCGCCGTTGACGTAACAGGTCACAATCACGCGATTGCCGGTGATGATCGGACTAGAGGAACCCGATCCCGGCAGCTCGACTCGCCACGCCATGTTCTCCGTTTCGTTCCACGATGTAGCGACCGTATCGCTCGACCTCGCAACCCCTTGAGGTCCCAAAAATTGAGGCCAATCATCGGCGGATGTGACTAGGGGGAAAAGAAGCAGCGTTGCGGTCAATAGTGTTTGTCGAAGCATCGTCGGTCCATTCATTGGTGGAATCAGGTGGCGCTTGAAATTGTCGGCTTTCATTTTGACTTTGACTTAAACCCCAACTGGCGGCGTGCGTCTTGGTAAGTCAACAAAAATTCCACGGTTTCAAACCATGGCGCCGCCTGGGGACCAGCCTCCATTTGATCCGTTGGCAATGCGATTTCGACGGCGGCTTCCCGCGCCTTGGCTAGTTCAGCTTCGGCCTGATCGCGCTTGCCCACGTTGTCGTAAGCGATCGCCAAGCTGGCATGGATGATCGATTGCGAACGCCACCGATTTTCCTCGAGGACTTCCGTCCAAGACTGGATCGCCGCTTCGTTATCGCCAGCTCGCAGGTACGACAATCCGAGGATGTATAAGCAAATCTCGCGAGGCACCGTCGGTCGCCCTACATCGTGGCGGCGATCCGGCGGCGGCCTCCAGCGCCGCGTGTCGGATTCAAGGTGCCAAGCTTCACCGATTCGTGCGAGTTCATCGCGCGAGACCGAAAATGTGTAATCGGCCGATGCGGCGCAGTCGCGCAACAATTCCCAGTTCGGTCGCTCGTCGAGCGTGCCGAGTCTTTCGTCCAGCCGTTCGCAGATTCTTCGATAGTCGTTCGGTCGATCCGTCAACAAAAACAATGCCGGCGTTCCCCACCAGGACGACGTATTGGTCGGCGCTCCCAGTGTCAGCGCCTTGGCGTAGTCCTCCGCTGCCGCTTCCCAGTCGCTTCGTCCGGTATGGAATTGAGCCCGCGCAACCCACGGTTGGTAGTAGCCCGGTTGCAACGAGACCGCCGTGTCGAAATCGATCTGCGCCGCTTCGGTTCGGCCGGCGTTGACGTGCGATTGAGCGCTAGCGATCAACGAATTCGCTCGTGTAATGTTCTCGGCGAACTGCTCGATCTCCGCCTTGGCCGCAGTCGCTTCGCGAAGCGCCGCCTCCTTCTGATTCCGTTGGTCGATCGCCGCAGTCATCTGCCAAAGACTGACCGCCGAACCG from Rosistilla oblonga includes the following:
- a CDS encoding PQQ-binding-like beta-propeller repeat protein, translating into MLRQTLLTATLLLFPLVTSADDWPQFLGPQGVARSSDTVATSWNETENMAWRVELPGSGSSSPIITGNRVIVTCYVNGDGNAKRQVLCFDKNSGEQLWSVDFPIDYREDGYQGYITEHGYASNTPVTDGENVYVFLGKGGVHSIGLDGQRNWSVDVGKESSNRRWGSAASLLLFENSVIVNAAEESKAIIALDKATGKELWRQEAGMLELTYGTPRIVSLADGESELVISVPEEMWSMNPRTGKLKWYAQTPMTGNVTPSVIVAGETVYSFGGYRASGCIAVKAGGKDDVSDSNVLWTNQSSSYVATPLLHDGRFYWIDDRGIAYCTSAEDGAVIYRKRVGNLQSGRPVYASPVLIGDHIYVVTRRSGTLVFDPGDEFEPIAQNKIADDESDFNASPAVSDGKLYLRSDQALYCIGAKS